AGACGTCGTCCGGTCCGCGGGTGATGAGACCGTCCACGTCCTCCTTCTTGAGGCCGGCGTCCTCGATGGCGTTCTTGGCCGCCACCGCGAAGAGGCCGATGGGCCCCATCTCGGGCACCTTGCCCAGGGGGCTCTGTCCGACGCCGACGATGGCGTACTTGCCGCTCAGGTTCGTGCTCATGACTTTCCTCCTGTCTCCC
This is a stretch of genomic DNA from Deltaproteobacteria bacterium. It encodes these proteins:
- a CDS encoding thiolase family protein, which gives rise to MSTNLSGKYAIVGVGQSPLGKVPEMGPIGLFAVAAKNAIEDAGLKKEDVDGLITRGPDDV